The sequence ATCGGCGGGCAGCCGTCCACGAGGGACACGCCCGCCACCAGCGCCAGCATCCACCCCAGGCGCGGAAGCGCGCGCGGGTCCACGAAGCGGTCCACCCACAGGGCGTTGAGGGGCAGGTACAGCCACATGGGCAGCGCCCAGTCGCTGCAGAGGCCGTAGACGATGTTGGCCCCCATGTTGAGGAAGAAGCGCACGGACTCCGCGGTCCGCGTGTGCTGGGAGAAGAAGCGCCGCGCCAGCACCATGTTGGTGCCCGTCACCAGCGCGAACACCGCCGTCACCACGGCGATGCGCTTCCACTGGCCCCAGAGGCCCTCGACGAGCAGCGCGTGGATGACGATGCAGGCCGCCAGGGTGACGTTCTTGAGGCGGGCGTTCACCCACCTCGCATCAGCCTCGGGGTCCACGGGGCTCGAGACTTCCCGCTGCTTCATGCGTTGCCCACGCCGGGCCGCTCCGAGGGCCGCGCCTCCTCCGCGCGCACCGGCAGCTCCAGCCGCAGCCGCTGTGGGCCGCCCACCTCGGCGACGAAGGACAGCCGGCCGCCGTAGCGCTCCAGGAGTCCGCCCACCATCTTCAGGCTGTCCTCGGCGAGCACGCCGGCGAAGCGCTGGATGATGGAGAGGGCCTGCTCCGCGGGGAAGGCCGGGTCCGACATCTGCACCTTCAGCACCATGGAGGCGTCGGACATGCCCACCTCCGCGCTCACGCCGGGCTGGGCCGCGCGGAAGGGCGCGTAGAGCTGCGCCATCGTCTCGCGCTGGCGGAGCAGGGCCTTGAGGTACGTCACCAGCTCCTCGTCGTCCCAGGGCTTGCTGATGAAGCGGCAGATTTCGCCGTCATTCACCGAGGCCACCACCGACTTGAAGTCCGCGTAGCCGGAGATGATGAGGCGCAGCGCCAGCGGGTGGCTGTGCTTGACGCGTTGGAGGAGCTCGCTGCCGGTCATCCCCGGCATCCGGAAGTCCGTCAGGATGGCGTCCGGGCTGAACTCCTTCAGGCGGTCCAGGGCCTCGCGTCCGCTGAAGGCGACCTGGACCTCGAAGCCCTCTCGCCGGAACAGCCGGCGCAGCGCGTGTGCGACCTGCGGTTCGTCGTCCACCACCAGCAGCTTGAATGCTTCCATGACAGCGTCGGCTCCTCTGGCGGGCACTGTAACGGAGGCCCGCGCGAAATGCCCTGGGTCCGTGAGGGCATCGACGGGTCAGGCTCGCACCTGCGACAGGGTGGGAGGCCGCTCGTGCTTCACGGCAGGGGAGGCAGGAAGGCAGGCGGGCGAGCGTGACTCCACGAGAGCGCGCGGCCCCGGCTCGCGGAGGGCACGCTTCGCCCTGGAGGACGTCTGAGGGTGTTCAACTCATGAAGGACCTTTGAGGTAGAATGAACGGATTCAACAGGAACGGTGCGCATGGATGAAGCGGTGCTGATTCAGGTGGGAAGCGGGCTGCGTGGCGCGCGAGTGCGAGCGGGCATGACGCAGCTCGAGGTGGCGGAGGCCGCTTGCCTCCCACCGGAGGCCTACGTGCGCATGGAGTGCGGGAAGCTGTTGCCCACGGTGCCCATGCTCGTGGCGCTGTGCCGCGCCCTGCGCATCAGCGCGGAGTGGCTGCGGGTGGGCTCCGTCTCGCCGCGCTGAAGACGCGACGAGCGTCAGCAGTGCTCCGGATGAGACGCCCGTCACCTGCGCTTCCGCCACCAGCGCTTCGCCCAGGCCTGGCGCCGCGCCACGTGGCCTGGATGCGGCTTCTGTCTCGGATGTGGCTCAGGAAGACACTTGTCCGGAGCGGAGTGTGAGCGAGTCCGCATCGGACCCCAAGCACGAGACCACGGGCGACCCCAACCCGATTTGACTCTCATCTTCGGTTGCTAGGGTTCCGCTCGCTTCTTGCCCGGAAGTGAGGGGATGTTCCGCACCGCCGCCACATTGCTTGTCGTCGTGTCCTGGGGAGTCGCTGCGCGAGCCGAGACAGGGTTGTCTCTTCGCACGGCCCTGACGGAGGCCCGGGGACGGGCGCCGGGAATCGCGGAGGCCCGTGCCCGGGAGTCCGTGGCCCAGGGCGAGGTGGGCGTGGCCCGCTCCGTCACGCCGCTCACGCTGTCGGTGAGCGGCGGAGGCAATGACCCTCGCTGGTCCGTCGGCGCCTCTCAGCGGTTTTCGGCTCCGGGGTCCCGCTCCGCGCGCATCCTCGCCGCGGAGCTGGGCGCTCGCGGTGCCGGGGAGGAGCGGCGCGCGAGCGAGGCCTCCACCCGCGCGGAGACGCGTCAGGCGTATTTCTCGCTCGTCCGCGCAAGACAGCTCGCCGCCACGATGTCCCGGGCGGTGGCGCTCGCGCGCGAGTCCGAGGCCGCGGCGCGCCTGCGCTTCGAGACGGGGGCCTCGCCGGAGCTGGACTTCGTCCAGGCGAGCGTGGCTCGCGCCACCGCGGAGGCGCAGCTCCTGACGCAGCAGGGAGAGGTGGCCGCGGTCTCCGCCGGGCTGGCCCTCCTCCTGGGGAGGGACCCGCGCCTGCCATTGGAGCCCGCCGAGGCCCCTCCACCGTCGCTGCCGTCCCTGGCGAGCGTCCTGGAGCGGGCCGAGCAGGCGCCACTCGCTCGGGCGAGGGCCTCGGACATCGCGGCGGCGGAGGCGTCGCTTCATGCGGCCAGCCGGGAGCGCTGGCCAGCGCCCACGGTGGGAGTCGCCGTGGAGGGCGAGGGGCCTCGCGGCGCCAGCGCCTATCTTCGCGGCGCGTTGGATTTGGAGGTTCCCGTCGTTGGACGGGGTGAGGTGGACCGGGCGGAGGCCTCTCTCGGGCTGGCCCGCGTCCTGGCGGAGCAGGACCGTCAGCGGAGGACGTCGGAGATTGTCGCGGCACACCAGCGGCTCACCGCAGCGCTCGCGGCGCTCGAAAGGTTCATGAAAGAAGTCCTGCCGGCGGTGGAGCGGACGGAGCGGATGGCGCTGGAGGCCTACCGCACGGGGCGCAGCCCGCTGGTGACGCTGAACGACGCGCTGCGCGCGTCGGCGGACACGCGCGCCCAGGCCGTGGAGGCCGCCTACGCCGCGCAGGCTGCCTTCGCCTCGCTGGAGCTCGCCGTGGGGGTGGCGCTGGATGAAAACTAGGCTCTCCGTGCGGTGGCGCTGGATGAGAACCAGGCTCGCGTTGCTCCTCTGCCTCGCCGTCCAGTCCATGGCCTGCAAGCAGGAGCCTCCGGCCGAACCAGAGCTCCCGCTCCCCCGCGTGCGCGTGGTGCCCGCGCAAAAGGGCCCGGCGGAGCGGACACTGCGCGTCGCAGGAGAGCTCTCGGCGCCGCCCGGGCGTGAGGTGAAGCTGACGCCGTTGGTGCCGGGCCGGCTCGTCCTGTTGCGCGTGGCCGAGGGCGACGCCGTCAGGACAGGCCAGGTGCTCGCCGAGGTGGAGCCGGGCCCCGTGTCCGCCGAGCTTCAGCAGGCGGAGGCCACCGCGCGCGAAGCGGCCGCGGCGGCGCGTGCGGCGGAGGCGAAGCGCGCGCGCACCGAGGTGCTCGTGCAACACGGTGTCGCCGCGCGTCAGGAGGCGGAGCAGGACCAGAGCGCCGAGGCGGCCGCGGTGGCCGCCGAGCAGCGCGCCCGCGCCGCCGTCGACGTGGCCCGCCGCAATGTCGGCCGCAGCCAGCTCCAGGCCCCCTTCGATGGCATCGTCACGGCGGTGTTCATCCGCCAGGGCGAGACAGTGGACGGGACAGCGCAGCCCGTCCTCCAGGTCTCCGCGGTGGACCCGCTGGAGCTGCGCGCCTTCGTGCCGCAGGAGGACGCCGCGCGCGTCCACGCCGGCATGCGCGCGTCGTTGTCCGTCGAGGGTCAGGAGGAGACGAGCCCCGGCGAGGTCATCGCCGTCTCGCCCGCCATCGACCCGCGCAGCGGCAACGTGCTCGTCCGCCTGCGCTTCCCCAACCCCAAGGGAGCGCTGCGCCTGGGCGCCTTCGGCCGGGCCGGCATCGTCCTCGCGGAGGAGGGCACCGCGTTCCCCCTTCCCGCATCCGCGCTCCTGCCGCGCGGGGATGGCGGGCTCGGCGTGGCCGTGGTCCAGGACGGGAAGGTGAAGAGCGTACCGGTGACGGTGTGGTCCGAGGAGGGCGGCCGGGCGGTGGTGCAGGGGCCACTCCAGGACGGTGAGGAGGTCATCGTGGAGGGCGGCTACTCGCTGCCCGAGGGCGCCGGGGTGGAGGTGGTGCGTTGACGTGGATGGCACTGCTGCGGCGCAACGTGCCGGGGCTCGTCGCCTTGATGCTGACGCTCTGTGCGCTCGGCCTCGTCGCGGGGATGCGGCTGCCCGGGGGGCTCTACCCGGAGGTGACCTTTCCGCGCATCGTCGTCGCGGCGACGCTGCCCGGGGCCAGCGCGCGGAGCATGCAGTTGACGGTGACGCGTCCGGTGGAGGAGGCGCTGTCCACCGTCATCGGCGTGCGCCGGGTGCGCTCGCGGACCATCCGGGCGGCGGCCGAGGTGTCGCTCTGGTTCGAGCCGAACGCAGACATGGACCGCGCCCTGGGACTCGTCAACGCGCGGCTCGGGGAGCTGGGAAGCACGCTGCCGAATGACGTGGGCCTCGTCGCGGAACAACTGTTGCCCTCGTCCTTCCCCATCCAGACGTTCGCCGTCACCGGCACGGCGGAGCCCGCCCGGCTTCGCGACTTCGCGCTCTACACGCTCCGCCCGCGCCTGGCGGGCCTGCCCGGCGTGGGCCGCGTGGACGTCATCGGCGGCGACGTGCGCGAGGTGACCATCACCGTGGACGCGCGGAAGCTGGAGCAGGCGAAGCTGGACCTGCCCACGGTGGCCACCGCCGTGGGCAACGCCCTCAAGCTGGAGCCCGCGGGCCGCGTGGACACGCACTACCAGCAGGAGCTGATTGTGGTGCGGGGGCCAGTGGATGACCTGACCCCGCTCCCCGCGCTCGTGGTGGGCGGGACGCCGGAAGCGCCCGTCCGGCTCGGAGACGTGGCGCGCGTGGAGGACGGGCATGCCGACCGCCTGACGCGCACCTATGCCAATGGCAGGCCCGCCGCGTTCGTCAACATCGGCCGAAGGCCCGAGGCCGACGCCCTCCAACTCGCCCGCGACGTCCAGGCCGAGCTCGCGCAATTGCGCACGGCGTTGCCCCCGGGCATCGAGGTGGAAATCTCCTACGACCAGGCCGGCCTCATCGCCCGCTCCGTGGCGCACGTGCGCAACGAGGTCGCCATCGGCGGACTCCTCACGCTGGTGGTGGTGGGACTGTTCCTCCGCTCCTGGAGGGCCGTGGTGGCCGCCGCCGCCGCGCTGCCGGCCACGCTGCTGATGACCTTCGGCGCGCTCTGGCTGTCCGGCGGGACGCTGAACCTCATGTCGCTGGGCGGGCTCGCCGTCGCCATTGGCCTCGTGGTGGATGACGCCGTGGTGGTGGTGGAAGCGGTGTACCGCCGCATCTCGGAGGGACAGGAGCGGTGGATGGCGACGGCGGCGGCGCTGCGCGAAATCGCGTGGCCGGTGACGAACTCCACGCTCACCACCGTCGTCGTCTTCGCGCCGCTGTCCCTGCTGTCCGGCGTCGCCGGCCAGTTCTTCTCCGCGCTCGCCTTCACGCTCTGCGCCGCGGTGCTGCTCTCGCTCGCGGTGGCCATCACCCTGACGCCGCTGTTGTGCGGCTGGCTGTTGCGCGTGGAGGGCACGCATCCGGCACCGAGCGTGGGGCTCTACCGGCGGTGGCTCTCGCGCTCGGGAGGAAGGCCGGGGTGGACGGTGGGCGCGGTGTTGCTCGTCACCGTGTTGCTGGCCGTGCTCGCCAGCGGCGTGGGGACGGGCTTCCTCCCCGAGCTCGACGAGGGCGCCTTCGTGGTGGACTACTTCGCCCCGACGGGCACGTCGGTGGACGAGGCGGACCGGCTGGGCCGACAGCTCGAGGCCGCCCTCGCGCCGCTCCCGGAGGTGGAGTCCACGAGCCGGCGCCTCGGCGCGGAGCTGGGGCCGCCCGCGGCCACCGAGTCCTTCCGGGGCGACATGACGGTGGCGCTGAAGCCGGGCCGCTCACGCTCCGGGCCGGACGTCATCGAGGACGCGCGCACCCGCGTGGAGTCCGCCCTCCCCGGCGTGCGCGTGGAGTTCGTCGAGCTGCTCCAGGACGTGCTCTCGGACCTGGAGGGGAACCCGGACCCCGTCGAGGTGAAGCTCCAGGGCGAGGACGTGCACGCGCTCCAGGCCTTCGCGCCGCTCGTGGCGGAGCGTCTGCGCGACATCCCGGGCCTCGCGGACCTGTACGACGGCGTCGCGGACTGCGCGCCGGAGGTGCACGTGGACGTGGACCTCGCGGCGTCCGGGCGCGTGGGACTCACCGCGCAGGACGTGGCCGCGCAGGTGCGCACCGCGCTGCTGGGAGACGTGGTGGGCGCGGTGACTCGCGAGGACCGGCTGGTGGATGTGCGGGTGCGCCTGCGCGACGCGGACCGGCTGGAGCCCGGAGTGGTGGAGGCGCTACGGCTGCGGACCTCCTCGGGCGCGTCCGTTCCGCTGCCGCAGGTGGCGCACGTCCGGCGCGAGTGTCTGCCTTCGGAGTTGCTCGCGGACAACCTGCGCCCGCTCGTGGCGGTGACGGGGCGGCTGGAGTCCCGCGATTTGGGCGGCGTGACGGCGGACGTGGAGCGGAGGCTCGCGGGGCTGAAGCCGCCTCCG comes from Pyxidicoccus parkwaysis and encodes:
- a CDS encoding helix-turn-helix domain-containing protein, with the translated sequence MDEAVLIQVGSGLRGARVRAGMTQLEVAEAACLPPEAYVRMECGKLLPTVPMLVALCRALRISAEWLRVGSVSPR
- a CDS encoding response regulator; its protein translation is MEAFKLLVVDDEPQVAHALRRLFRREGFEVQVAFSGREALDRLKEFSPDAILTDFRMPGMTGSELLQRVKHSHPLALRLIISGYADFKSVVASVNDGEICRFISKPWDDEELVTYLKALLRQRETMAQLYAPFRAAQPGVSAEVGMSDASMVLKVQMSDPAFPAEQALSIIQRFAGVLAEDSLKMVGGLLERYGGRLSFVAEVGGPQRLRLELPVRAEEARPSERPGVGNA
- a CDS encoding efflux RND transporter periplasmic adaptor subunit, with product MRTRLALLLCLAVQSMACKQEPPAEPELPLPRVRVVPAQKGPAERTLRVAGELSAPPGREVKLTPLVPGRLVLLRVAEGDAVRTGQVLAEVEPGPVSAELQQAEATAREAAAAARAAEAKRARTEVLVQHGVAARQEAEQDQSAEAAAVAAEQRARAAVDVARRNVGRSQLQAPFDGIVTAVFIRQGETVDGTAQPVLQVSAVDPLELRAFVPQEDAARVHAGMRASLSVEGQEETSPGEVIAVSPAIDPRSGNVLVRLRFPNPKGALRLGAFGRAGIVLAEEGTAFPLPASALLPRGDGGLGVAVVQDGKVKSVPVTVWSEEGGRAVVQGPLQDGEEVIVEGGYSLPEGAGVEVVR
- a CDS encoding TolC family protein, which gives rise to MSLRTALTEARGRAPGIAEARARESVAQGEVGVARSVTPLTLSVSGGGNDPRWSVGASQRFSAPGSRSARILAAELGARGAGEERRASEASTRAETRQAYFSLVRARQLAATMSRAVALARESEAAARLRFETGASPELDFVQASVARATAEAQLLTQQGEVAAVSAGLALLLGRDPRLPLEPAEAPPPSLPSLASVLERAEQAPLARARASDIAAAEASLHAASRERWPAPTVGVAVEGEGPRGASAYLRGALDLEVPVVGRGEVDRAEASLGLARVLAEQDRQRRTSEIVAAHQRLTAALAALERFMKEVLPAVERTERMALEAYRTGRSPLVTLNDALRASADTRAQAVEAAYAAQAAFASLELAVGVALDEN
- a CDS encoding efflux RND transporter permease subunit; its protein translation is MALLRRNVPGLVALMLTLCALGLVAGMRLPGGLYPEVTFPRIVVAATLPGASARSMQLTVTRPVEEALSTVIGVRRVRSRTIRAAAEVSLWFEPNADMDRALGLVNARLGELGSTLPNDVGLVAEQLLPSSFPIQTFAVTGTAEPARLRDFALYTLRPRLAGLPGVGRVDVIGGDVREVTITVDARKLEQAKLDLPTVATAVGNALKLEPAGRVDTHYQQELIVVRGPVDDLTPLPALVVGGTPEAPVRLGDVARVEDGHADRLTRTYANGRPAAFVNIGRRPEADALQLARDVQAELAQLRTALPPGIEVEISYDQAGLIARSVAHVRNEVAIGGLLTLVVVGLFLRSWRAVVAAAAALPATLLMTFGALWLSGGTLNLMSLGGLAVAIGLVVDDAVVVVEAVYRRISEGQERWMATAAALREIAWPVTNSTLTTVVVFAPLSLLSGVAGQFFSALAFTLCAAVLLSLAVAITLTPLLCGWLLRVEGTHPAPSVGLYRRWLSRSGGRPGWTVGAVLLVTVLLAVLASGVGTGFLPELDEGAFVVDYFAPTGTSVDEADRLGRQLEAALAPLPEVESTSRRLGAELGPPAATESFRGDMTVALKPGRSRSGPDVIEDARTRVESALPGVRVEFVELLQDVLSDLEGNPDPVEVKLQGEDVHALQAFAPLVAERLRDIPGLADLYDGVADCAPEVHVDVDLAASGRVGLTAQDVAAQVRTALLGDVVGAVTREDRLVDVRVRLRDADRLEPGVVEALRLRTSSGASVPLPQVAHVRRECLPSELLADNLRPLVAVTGRLESRDLGGVTADVERRLAGLKPPPGVEVRLGGQRESQRESFQSLALVLTLAALGVFLVLAFHFRSLVLPLLILGAAPIALVAGMACLRVTGTPLNVSSLMGCILLVGLVVKNGILLLDRAEEGRAEGLAPREAVEHAADVRLRPILMTTLATLLGLLPLALGWGEGGELQRPLAITVLGGLLISTLLVLLGLPAAYVLARGRR